The Streptomyces sp. Je 1-332 genome has a window encoding:
- a CDS encoding GntR family transcriptional regulator has translation MHIPAHSVCTAIRDDIVSGVYERGGRLTEELLARRYGVSRVPVREALRTLEAEGFVVTRRHAGACVAEPTERDAADLLEVRALLEPLGAARAAQRRTEAHLKVLRGLVRLGQERSRHGRSEDLRSLDGWFHETLAQASGSPGLTALLTQLRHKIAWMYVVEATAAPAEAWAEHAAIVDAVARGDAERARALTAQHVERTASAHRPRFVRQLSGVRGSQPSVNTAGLRL, from the coding sequence ATGCACATTCCCGCGCACTCGGTATGCACGGCCATCCGGGACGACATCGTCTCCGGTGTCTACGAACGGGGCGGCCGGCTCACCGAGGAACTGCTCGCGCGCCGCTACGGAGTCTCCCGCGTCCCTGTCCGCGAGGCCCTGCGCACCCTGGAGGCCGAGGGCTTCGTCGTCACGCGCCGGCACGCGGGCGCGTGCGTCGCCGAGCCCACCGAGCGGGACGCTGCCGACCTCCTGGAGGTCCGCGCGCTCCTGGAGCCGCTGGGCGCGGCCCGCGCCGCACAGCGCCGCACGGAGGCGCACCTGAAGGTCCTGCGCGGCCTCGTCAGGCTCGGCCAGGAGCGATCGAGGCACGGTCGGAGCGAGGATCTGCGCTCCCTGGACGGCTGGTTCCACGAGACGCTCGCCCAGGCGTCCGGCAGCCCCGGCCTCACGGCACTGCTCACCCAGCTCCGGCACAAGATCGCGTGGATGTACGTGGTCGAGGCGACGGCCGCCCCCGCCGAGGCCTGGGCGGAGCACGCCGCGATCGTCGACGCGGTCGCCCGCGGGGACGCGGAGCGGGCCCGTGCGCTCACCGCTCAGCACGTGGAGCGGACGGCCTCCGCGCACCGGCCGCGCTTCGTGCGCCAGCTTTCCGGTGTGAGGGGTTCGCAACCTTCCGTAAACACAGCGGGTCTTCGGCTTTAA
- a CDS encoding HPr family phosphocarrier protein, translating to MAERRVNVGWAEGLHARPASIFVRAATAAGVPVTIAKADGNPVNAASMLAVLGLGAQGGEEITLASDAEGADAALDRLAKLVADGLEELPETV from the coding sequence ATGGCTGAGCGCCGCGTCAACGTCGGCTGGGCCGAGGGCCTCCACGCCCGACCCGCCTCCATCTTCGTCCGCGCGGCCACCGCCGCCGGCGTCCCCGTGACGATCGCCAAGGCTGACGGCAACCCCGTGAACGCCGCCTCCATGCTCGCGGTGCTCGGTCTGGGCGCGCAGGGCGGCGAGGAGATCACCCTCGCCTCCGACGCCGAGGGCGCGGACGCCGCTCTCGACCGTCTGGCGAAGCTGGTCGCGGACGGCCTTGAGGAGCTTCCCGAGACCGTCTGA
- a CDS encoding GNAT family N-acetyltransferase, with amino-acid sequence MQTPSDRHAYPSHWEADVVLRDGGTARIRPITAEDADRLVSFYEQVSDESKYYRFFAPYPRLSAKDVHRFTHHDQVDRVGLAATVGGEFIATVRFDRIDERGMSASAPADEAEVAFLVQDAHQGRGVASTLLEHIAAVARERGIRRFAAEVLPANTKMIKVFTDAGYQQKRSFEDGVVRLEFDLEPTDRSLAVQRAREQRAEARSVQRLLTPKSVAVIGVGRTQGGVGRSVLRNLREAGFTGRLYAVNSAFDFEEGEGTEVDGVPAYRSVRDIEETVELAVVTVPAERVPQAVAECGERGVLGLVVISAGYAESGPEGRERQRELVRQARSYGTRILGPNAFGVINTSPDVRLNASLAPHPPERGRIGLFTQSGAIGIALLSGLHRRGAGLSTFVSAGNRADVSGNDVLQYWYEDPDTDVALMYLESIGNPRKFTRLARRAATAKPLVVVQGARHSGIAPTGHAVQATRLPHATVSALLRQAGVIRVETVTEMVDAGLLLAGQPLPSGPRVAILGNSESLGLLTYDACVADGLRPLPPVDLTTGATPDDFRAALSEALSDEACDAVIVTAIPWVGEDGATGSPEGEELAAALRAAAAGCPAKPVAVVHVELGGLAEALAAASRTRPDAPASIPSAPGSERCAHPSRPAERLPTATAAGDSAPAAEAHAAAPDTGGALPAASEAVPSPAQPYRIPAYPAAERAVRALAEAVKYAQWRREAKEPGKVHEYEDIDESGAARRIDELLAAQDDPRGATLAQDDARELLGRYGIDVRDALPAPDPGAAVAAARTLGYPVALKTTAPHLRHRADLGGVRLDLADEEQLRRAYVELTEAFGKPAELRPVVQAMAPRGVDTVVRAVIDPAAGAVLSFGLAGAASELLGDTGHRLVPVTERDAGSLVRSIRTAPLLFGWRGSAPVDTPALEELLQRVSRLVDDHPEVVAVSLEPVVVAQRGLSVLGASVRLAPPPARNDLGPRALPGY; translated from the coding sequence ATGCAGACCCCGTCGGACCGGCACGCATACCCCTCCCACTGGGAAGCCGACGTCGTCCTGCGTGACGGAGGCACCGCCCGGATCAGGCCGATCACGGCCGAGGACGCGGACCGCCTGGTCAGCTTCTACGAGCAGGTCTCGGACGAGTCGAAGTACTACCGCTTCTTCGCGCCCTACCCCCGGCTGTCCGCCAAGGACGTGCACCGCTTCACCCATCACGACCAGGTGGACCGGGTGGGTCTCGCGGCCACCGTGGGCGGCGAGTTCATCGCCACCGTGCGCTTCGACCGCATCGACGAGCGCGGCATGTCCGCCAGCGCGCCCGCCGACGAGGCCGAGGTCGCCTTCCTCGTGCAGGACGCCCACCAGGGCAGGGGGGTGGCCTCCACCCTCCTCGAACACATCGCCGCCGTCGCCAGGGAGCGCGGCATCCGCCGCTTCGCGGCCGAGGTGCTGCCCGCCAACACCAAGATGATCAAGGTGTTCACTGACGCGGGGTATCAACAGAAGCGCAGCTTCGAGGACGGCGTCGTACGACTCGAATTCGATCTGGAGCCGACCGACCGCTCGCTCGCCGTGCAGCGCGCTCGTGAGCAGCGGGCCGAGGCGCGGTCGGTGCAGCGGCTGCTCACGCCGAAGTCGGTCGCCGTGATCGGCGTCGGGCGCACGCAGGGCGGCGTGGGGCGCAGCGTGCTCCGGAACCTGCGCGAGGCGGGCTTCACGGGGCGGCTGTACGCGGTGAACAGCGCGTTCGACTTCGAGGAGGGGGAGGGCACCGAGGTCGACGGAGTGCCCGCGTACCGCTCCGTGCGGGACATCGAGGAGACCGTCGAGCTCGCCGTCGTCACCGTGCCCGCCGAGCGGGTGCCGCAGGCCGTCGCCGAGTGCGGTGAGCGCGGGGTGCTCGGGCTCGTCGTGATCTCCGCCGGGTACGCGGAGAGCGGTCCGGAAGGGCGGGAGCGGCAGCGCGAACTGGTGCGCCAGGCGCGGTCGTACGGCACGCGCATCCTCGGCCCGAACGCCTTCGGGGTCATCAACACGTCGCCGGACGTGCGGCTCAACGCGTCGCTCGCCCCGCATCCTCCCGAGCGCGGCCGGATCGGTCTCTTCACCCAGTCCGGCGCGATCGGCATCGCACTCCTCTCCGGGCTCCACCGGCGTGGTGCGGGCCTTTCGACCTTCGTGAGCGCGGGCAACCGCGCGGATGTGTCCGGCAACGACGTCCTCCAGTACTGGTACGAGGACCCGGACACCGATGTCGCCCTCATGTACCTCGAATCCATCGGCAACCCGCGTAAGTTCACCCGGCTCGCCCGGCGTGCGGCGACCGCGAAGCCGCTGGTGGTGGTGCAGGGGGCGCGGCACAGCGGGATCGCGCCCACGGGGCACGCGGTGCAGGCCACGCGGCTTCCGCACGCCACGGTGTCGGCGCTGCTGCGCCAGGCGGGGGTCATCCGGGTCGAGACCGTCACCGAGATGGTGGATGCGGGGCTGCTGCTCGCGGGACAGCCGTTGCCGTCCGGGCCCCGGGTGGCCATCCTCGGCAACTCCGAGTCGCTCGGGCTTCTTACGTACGACGCGTGTGTCGCCGATGGGCTTCGGCCGTTGCCGCCGGTGGATCTGACCACCGGGGCCACCCCGGACGACTTCCGGGCGGCGCTTTCCGAGGCTCTCTCGGACGAGGCCTGCGACGCGGTGATCGTCACCGCCATCCCCTGGGTGGGGGAGGACGGGGCCACGGGGTCCCCCGAGGGGGAGGAGCTTGCCGCCGCGCTGCGGGCGGCTGCCGCCGGGTGCCCCGCGAAGCCGGTAGCCGTGGTGCACGTGGAACTCGGCGGCCTCGCCGAAGCGTTGGCTGCCGCCAGCAGGACCCGCCCTGACGCCCCAGCCTCGATTCCCTCCGCACCCGGCAGTGAGCGCTGTGCCCACCCGTCCCGCCCTGCGGAACGCCTGCCCACAGCAACGGCGGCTGGCGATAGCGCGCCCGCCGCGGAGGCGCACGCAGCGGCGCCGGACACAGGGGGCGCGCTTCCGGCTGCCTCCGAAGCCGTTCCCAGCCCGGCGCAGCCGTACCGCATCCCCGCCTACCCCGCCGCCGAACGCGCCGTCCGAGCCCTCGCCGAAGCCGTGAAGTACGCCCAGTGGCGGCGTGAGGCCAAGGAGCCCGGGAAGGTGCACGAGTACGAGGACATCGACGAGAGCGGGGCCGCCCGGCGGATCGACGAGCTGCTCGCCGCGCAGGACGATCCCCGCGGTGCCACCCTCGCCCAGGACGACGCCCGCGAACTCCTCGGGCGGTACGGCATCGACGTACGGGACGCCCTGCCCGCGCCCGACCCGGGCGCGGCCGTGGCGGCGGCCCGCACCCTCGGTTACCCCGTGGCCCTCAAGACCACGGCCCCGCACCTGCGCCACCGCGCCGACCTCGGAGGCGTGCGGCTCGACCTGGCGGACGAGGAACAACTGCGCAGGGCCTACGTCGAATTGACCGAGGCCTTCGGCAAACCCGCCGAGCTGCGGCCCGTCGTGCAGGCGATGGCGCCCCGCGGCGTCGACACCGTCGTCCGCGCGGTCATCGACCCGGCGGCCGGAGCGGTGCTCTCGTTCGGGCTCGCCGGCGCAGCGTCCGAGCTGCTCGGCGACACCGGGCACCGCCTGGTCCCGGTCACCGAGCGCGACGCGGGTTCCCTGGTCAGGTCCATCCGGACCGCGCCGCTCCTCTTCGGCTGGCGCGGTTCCGCGCCGGTCGACACCCCGGCCCTGGAGGAACTGCTCCAGCGGGTCTCGCGTCTCGTGGACGACCATCCCGAGGTGGTCGCCGTGTCCCTGGAGCCCGTGGTCGTCGCCCAGCGGGGCCTCTCCGTACTCGGCGCCTCCGTGCGGCTCGCGCCCCCGCCGGCCCGCAACGACCTCGGCCCGCGGGCCCTGCCCGGGTACTGA
- a CDS encoding DUF5998 family protein: MDGMAKTGTTTQGLRAAIERSGYYPALVAEAVEAAIGGEPIGSYLVHQETTFDANEVRRHVTVLVLTGTRFIVSHTDEQAADSTSPTPYATTSTESVKIGRISSVVVSRVVANPEKYVPGSLPREVVLTIGWGAVSRIDLEPAACGDPNCEADHGYTGSSTADDLSLRVSEAGDGPDTVRQTLAFAQALSEATADTAR; encoded by the coding sequence ATGGACGGCATGGCAAAGACCGGTACGACGACCCAGGGGCTGCGCGCGGCGATCGAGCGCAGTGGCTACTACCCGGCACTCGTGGCCGAGGCGGTGGAGGCCGCGATCGGCGGCGAGCCCATCGGTTCGTACCTGGTCCACCAGGAGACCACGTTCGACGCGAACGAAGTACGCCGGCATGTGACGGTCCTCGTCCTGACGGGAACCCGCTTCATCGTCAGCCACACCGACGAGCAGGCGGCCGACAGCACCTCCCCGACGCCGTACGCGACGACCTCCACAGAGTCGGTGAAAATCGGCCGGATCTCGTCGGTCGTCGTCAGCCGCGTGGTCGCCAACCCCGAGAAGTACGTGCCGGGATCGCTGCCCCGCGAGGTCGTCCTGACCATCGGCTGGGGCGCTGTGTCGCGCATCGACCTGGAGCCCGCCGCCTGCGGCGACCCCAACTGCGAGGCCGACCACGGGTACACCGGCAGCTCCACCGCCGACGACCTCAGCCTGCGCGTCAGCGAGGCGGGCGACGGACCGGACACCGTGCGCCAGACCCTGGCCTTCGCCCAGGCCCTTTCCGAGGCGACCGCGGACACCGCCCGCTGA